The following are encoded together in the Mesotoga sp. Brook.08.105.5.1 genome:
- a CDS encoding Hsp20/alpha crystallin family protein: MLAIRRGSDVFRPFEEIQREMDRLFNEAFRGLNDQSKEAGMFSPEVDIYEKDNSVFIEMDIPGIKKDELEIKVEDDVLSIKGEKKLEREEKERDYHRYERYSGAFQRIFRLPEYVKSDDVKAKYEDGVLKLELPKKEEVKKEAIQVKID; the protein is encoded by the coding sequence ATGTTGGCTATCAGAAGAGGAAGTGATGTTTTCAGACCTTTCGAGGAGATTCAAAGAGAGATGGACAGACTCTTTAATGAAGCCTTCAGAGGTCTGAATGATCAGTCGAAAGAAGCTGGGATGTTCAGTCCGGAAGTTGACATCTACGAAAAGGATAACTCAGTTTTTATCGAAATGGACATCCCTGGAATCAAGAAGGATGAACTCGAAATCAAGGTAGAAGATGATGTTCTCTCAATCAAAGGCGAGAAGAAGCTTGAAAGAGAGGAAAAAGAAAGAGACTACCACCGCTACGAGAGATATAGCGGAGCATTCCAGAGAATATTCAGGCTTCCTGAGTACGTTAAGAGTGATGATGTCAAGGCGAAATACGAAGACGGTGTCCTAAAACTCGAGCTTCCCAAAAAAGAAGAAGTCAAGAAAGAAGCTATCCAAGTAAAGATCGATTAA
- the dnaK gene encoding molecular chaperone DnaK yields the protein MANKEYTVGIDLGTTNSVISWVKPDGNVEVIPNAEGNRTTPSIVSFSKTGEIIVGEPAKRQTILNADRTVRSVKRKMGSDYKVKIDDKEYTPQEISAYILKKMKADAEAYLGGKITQAVITCPAYFNDAQRQATKEAGIIAGLEVQRIINEPTAAAVAYGIDKKRGDKKIIVYDLGGGTFDVSVLDIGDGVVEVLSTSGNNHLGGDDFDQRLIDHIAEDFRKKNNVDLRKDKQAFQRLKDAAERAKIELSSKFETEISLPFITATADGPLHLEMKITRSTLESLIKDLVEGTREQIERAMSDAKLSPKEIDEVLLVGGSTRIPMVQSFIKSIFGKDPNKNINPDEAVAIGAALQSGILSGSVESDLVLVDVTPLTLGVEVMGGLMEPIIERNSTVPVKRSKVFTTAADGQTEVEVAVYQGERTMARDNMSLGSFKLTGIAPAPRGVPQIEVTFDIDSDGIVHVSAKDLGTNREQSMVVSGRQKMSEEEIKRVVEEAKKYEEQDKQKKQEIELKNQADQLAYSIDKLLSESGDKISSEDRGKLEGLVKDLRDAINEDNIQRIKLLFDQLQKESMRVGQSVYQKAQAQTPADGVPQEGDNNDSDSGTEYIPPEDSK from the coding sequence ATGGCAAATAAGGAATACACAGTTGGTATTGACCTTGGAACTACAAATTCAGTTATTTCGTGGGTGAAGCCGGACGGTAACGTTGAGGTCATTCCCAATGCTGAGGGGAATCGAACCACCCCATCGATAGTTTCTTTCAGCAAAACGGGAGAGATCATTGTCGGCGAACCCGCCAAGAGACAAACGATACTAAATGCAGACAGAACAGTAAGATCTGTGAAGCGAAAAATGGGTTCCGACTACAAGGTGAAGATTGATGATAAGGAATACACGCCTCAGGAGATAAGCGCTTACATTCTGAAGAAGATGAAGGCCGACGCCGAGGCTTACCTCGGAGGAAAGATAACACAGGCGGTAATTACTTGTCCCGCATACTTCAACGATGCTCAGAGGCAGGCCACAAAAGAGGCTGGTATTATTGCTGGACTGGAAGTCCAGAGGATCATTAACGAACCAACAGCAGCTGCCGTAGCTTACGGAATCGACAAGAAACGCGGGGATAAGAAGATCATAGTATATGATTTGGGTGGAGGAACCTTCGACGTCTCCGTATTGGATATAGGTGACGGTGTAGTCGAAGTCTTGTCAACGTCGGGCAACAACCACCTCGGTGGAGATGACTTCGACCAGAGGTTGATTGACCATATAGCGGAAGACTTCAGAAAGAAGAACAACGTTGATCTTCGAAAAGACAAACAGGCGTTCCAGAGGCTTAAGGATGCCGCAGAAAGAGCAAAGATAGAGCTTTCTTCAAAGTTTGAAACGGAGATTTCCTTGCCTTTCATAACTGCAACTGCCGATGGACCATTGCATCTTGAAATGAAGATAACTAGATCTACACTAGAGTCTCTGATAAAGGATCTTGTGGAAGGCACCAGAGAGCAGATAGAGAGAGCAATGAGCGATGCAAAACTCTCTCCGAAAGAGATAGATGAAGTGCTTCTTGTAGGAGGTTCAACAAGGATTCCAATGGTTCAAAGTTTCATCAAATCGATCTTCGGCAAAGACCCGAACAAGAACATAAATCCAGATGAGGCCGTTGCTATCGGAGCAGCTCTGCAAAGCGGAATACTGTCCGGCAGTGTAGAAAGTGATCTTGTGCTCGTAGATGTCACTCCTTTGACTTTAGGAGTAGAAGTAATGGGCGGTTTGATGGAACCGATCATCGAGAGAAACTCTACCGTTCCAGTCAAGAGATCGAAAGTTTTCACTACAGCGGCCGACGGGCAGACGGAAGTGGAGGTAGCGGTCTACCAGGGAGAAAGAACTATGGCAAGAGACAACATGTCTCTTGGAAGCTTCAAGCTTACCGGAATCGCTCCCGCTCCTAGAGGAGTTCCTCAGATTGAAGTGACTTTCGATATTGACAGCGATGGAATAGTTCACGTCTCCGCAAAAGACCTGGGAACCAATAGAGAACAATCCATGGTGGTAAGTGGAAGACAGAAGATGTCAGAAGAAGAAATAAAGAGAGTGGTAGAGGAAGCAAAGAAATACGAAGAACAGGACAAACAAAAGAAACAGGAAATTGAGTTGAAGAATCAAGCCGATCAGCTTGCATATAGTATAGACAAACTCCTTAGTGAGAGCGGCGACAAGATATCCTCTGAGGATCGTGGCAAGCTCGAAGGTCTCGTGAAGGACCTGAGGGACGCGATCAACGAAGACAACATTCAGAGAATAAAGCTGCTATTTGACCAGCTTCAGAAGGAAAGTATGAGAGTTGGACAGAGTGTTTACCAGAAAGCCCAGGCTCAAACTCCTGCAGACGGAGTCCCACAAGAAGGTGATAATAATGATAGTGACAGTGGTACCGAGTATATACCGCCGGAAGACAGTAAATAG
- a CDS encoding threonine synthase, with product MKHSTLICTACGKEYSQEYFRCTCGEPLEIVIENQKLIKLQFRRSEMLESFSHLLPELKDNNFLSMGEGLTPLTRLENTTLDGLELFVKNESINPTWSFKDRGSYLATLDAINQGYRQIGTVSTGNMGASVAAYGKRANLRTTILISDSIPEEKIAPIAIYGPRVLKVTGDYGDLYHKSVEIGAKAGIYMANSDVPMRVEGSKTIAFEIFLQLGEKVPDFVVVPTSSGGNLRGIEKGFRELKKFGFSNTLPRIVVAQAMGCCPIHLAFSQGAETVSRFIDPCTVAHAIENPFPPSGNAVLKILRETDGITVAVDEASILKAQRDLAEKGLFAQPASAVPFAALNKLQKEVNMKRAVVVAVLTGSGLKYPTILEKHPSKIEITDLISLGETLERNPNCIQ from the coding sequence ATGAAACATTCGACACTAATCTGCACTGCTTGCGGAAAAGAGTATTCTCAAGAATACTTCCGCTGCACGTGCGGAGAACCACTGGAAATCGTAATCGAAAACCAGAAGCTCATTAAGCTTCAATTCAGAAGATCAGAAATGTTGGAGAGCTTTTCTCATCTTTTACCAGAACTGAAGGATAACAACTTTCTTTCGATGGGAGAAGGATTGACTCCACTAACAAGACTGGAGAATACCACTCTTGATGGACTGGAACTGTTCGTTAAGAACGAGTCGATAAACCCCACCTGGTCATTTAAGGATCGGGGAAGCTATCTGGCAACGCTTGACGCTATAAATCAAGGATACAGACAAATCGGCACAGTCTCTACGGGCAACATGGGGGCTTCCGTCGCCGCCTATGGAAAGAGAGCAAATCTGAGAACAACGATCCTGATTTCAGATTCCATTCCAGAAGAGAAAATAGCTCCAATCGCAATATATGGACCAAGAGTCCTCAAGGTTACGGGAGACTACGGTGACCTGTACCACAAGTCTGTAGAAATTGGCGCGAAAGCCGGGATTTACATGGCAAATTCAGATGTTCCAATGAGGGTTGAAGGCTCGAAGACGATTGCGTTCGAGATATTTCTTCAGTTAGGTGAAAAGGTTCCTGACTTTGTTGTTGTTCCAACAAGTTCTGGAGGCAATTTGAGGGGCATCGAAAAAGGCTTTCGCGAACTAAAGAAATTTGGATTCTCGAATACCCTCCCGAGAATTGTTGTAGCGCAGGCGATGGGATGCTGCCCCATACATCTGGCCTTTTCACAAGGGGCTGAAACCGTCTCGCGATTTATCGATCCTTGTACTGTCGCTCATGCTATCGAAAATCCTTTCCCTCCAAGCGGGAACGCAGTACTGAAGATTTTGAGAGAAACTGATGGAATAACTGTCGCAGTAGATGAAGCGAGTATCCTTAAAGCTCAAAGAGATCTGGCTGAAAAGGGGCTCTTCGCCCAACCAGCCAGTGCTGTGCCTTTCGCAGCTTTGAACAAACTGCAAAAAGAAGTGAATATGAAGAGAGCTGTTGTTGTTGCAGTTCTCACAGGGTCAGGGCTGAAGTACCCCACAATTCTTGAGAAGCATCCTTCGAAGATAGAAATAACTGATCTTATCTCTCTTGGAGAAACCCTAGAACGGAATCCTAACTGTATCCAGTAA
- a CDS encoding M24 family metallopeptidase translates to MNSSADQYKEICENMPSEEQRIVEYNEILQYRLNSVLPGLLEEEEFDAWMVIGRENNEDPIIKTLLPGSFNGASRVTAFLFTKEERFVLSPYGSRMEEFYQCAWTIEEGDVFKSIAKLLRDLKIRTLGLNFSEDFALADGITHSLFESLRQKFDDHIHLVSAERIAVNWLQTRSEREIEVYRKLDRIAHTIIGNAFSRENIIPGVTTTRDIEIRLKKLASNLGLRTWFGPDVDLQRRGAEDPRKIGVIEGGDLLHCDFGFIYSGLATDTQQMFYLKSDEENDLPEGLDDVIRKTNEVQDILARNFIEGISGNELLSISLRDAKERGLDATIYSHPVGYHGHGAGPTIGLWNNQEKIPGTGDLKIRNSTCFAMELNCRSPLLSWDDQPVYGFLEETVAFRNNKIDYLDGRQEELFIL, encoded by the coding sequence ATGAATAGTTCTGCAGATCAATATAAAGAGATTTGCGAGAATATGCCCTCGGAAGAACAACGGATTGTTGAGTACAACGAAATCCTGCAATATAGATTGAACAGTGTTTTGCCAGGACTTCTCGAAGAAGAGGAATTTGATGCCTGGATGGTAATAGGAAGGGAGAATAATGAAGACCCGATAATCAAGACACTCCTTCCCGGTTCGTTCAATGGGGCAAGCAGAGTAACCGCGTTCCTGTTCACGAAGGAAGAGAGATTCGTGCTGTCTCCTTACGGAAGTCGAATGGAGGAGTTCTATCAATGCGCTTGGACAATTGAGGAAGGAGATGTCTTCAAATCAATAGCTAAGCTTCTGAGAGATTTGAAGATAAGAACACTCGGTCTGAACTTTTCAGAGGATTTCGCGTTGGCCGACGGAATTACTCATTCGCTTTTCGAGTCTCTAAGACAGAAGTTTGACGATCATATACATCTCGTGAGCGCCGAGAGAATCGCTGTAAATTGGTTGCAAACAAGGAGTGAGAGGGAGATTGAAGTCTACAGAAAGCTCGACAGGATTGCACACACAATAATTGGTAACGCCTTCTCTAGAGAGAATATCATTCCGGGGGTTACAACTACCAGAGATATCGAAATTCGACTGAAAAAACTCGCATCGAATCTCGGTTTGAGAACCTGGTTTGGCCCGGATGTAGACCTTCAAAGGCGTGGCGCAGAAGATCCCAGAAAGATCGGAGTGATTGAGGGGGGAGATCTCCTTCACTGTGACTTCGGTTTTATTTACAGTGGTCTCGCGACGGATACCCAGCAGATGTTTTATCTGAAGAGCGATGAAGAGAACGATCTGCCGGAAGGGCTAGATGATGTGATAAGGAAGACAAACGAAGTTCAGGATATTCTGGCACGGAATTTCATAGAAGGTATAAGCGGAAACGAGTTGCTAAGCATCTCCTTAAGAGATGCAAAGGAAAGGGGTTTGGACGCGACAATCTACTCTCACCCTGTAGGGTATCACGGCCATGGGGCCGGACCGACCATCGGTCTATGGAATAATCAGGAGAAGATCCCGGGTACAGGAGATCTCAAGATCAGGAATTCGACTTGTTTTGCTATGGAGCTGAACTGCCGGTCTCCTTTGCTCTCTTGGGATGACCAGCCGGTCTACGGATTCCTTGAAGAAACGGTCGCTTTCAGGAACAACAAGATCGACTATCTAGATGGAAGGCAGGAAGAACTATTCATTTTATAG
- a CDS encoding protease inhibitor I42 family protein, with translation MKRILVIICIVALTTVLGLSNELVKSSNTMMVSQLAALEIQENPSTGYLWHISAEPSGVLRNFLEEHNAPSLMPGAPSVKGWIMTAAKEGKTLITLKLFREWEGEKQSVDFRALTVDVSGEGKGQVDLKLLMNEVNIGSTFTITLEENASTGYTWHYEILGDGVREVAKDVVTDTSGKVGAPSRVTWTFQAVDEGNTSIVFRYFREWEGAKSSIDFEAYNVAVQQN, from the coding sequence GTGAAAAGAATTCTTGTTATTATCTGTATTGTTGCCTTGACTACTGTGCTGGGGTTGTCGAATGAGCTGGTGAAGTCTTCAAACACAATGATGGTATCTCAACTGGCCGCTCTTGAGATCCAGGAGAACCCGTCAACGGGTTATCTCTGGCATATTTCCGCGGAACCGTCAGGTGTGCTTAGAAACTTTCTTGAAGAGCATAACGCACCGAGTCTTATGCCCGGGGCTCCTTCTGTAAAAGGTTGGATAATGACCGCGGCAAAGGAAGGAAAGACGCTGATCACGCTAAAACTCTTCAGAGAGTGGGAAGGAGAAAAGCAATCGGTAGACTTCAGGGCGTTAACCGTCGATGTCTCTGGGGAAGGAAAAGGGCAAGTTGATCTGAAGCTTCTCATGAACGAAGTGAATATCGGCTCAACCTTCACCATCACTCTAGAAGAGAATGCGAGCACAGGGTACACATGGCATTATGAGATACTCGGAGATGGAGTTAGGGAAGTCGCAAAAGATGTAGTGACAGACACTAGCGGAAAGGTCGGGGCTCCCTCGAGAGTTACCTGGACCTTCCAGGCGGTTGATGAGGGTAACACCTCGATCGTTTTTCGATACTTCCGTGAGTGGGAAGGTGCGAAGTCTTCGATAGACTTTGAAGCGTATAATGTCGCCGTGCAGCAGAATTGA
- a CDS encoding GGDEF domain-containing protein: MNISGSKLQVYLTSAAILVISVIVFSLHSIEPVKLLAILSEMVVIGALLVAAYLLGSKELHRGIPVGLILLSLSTYFDLVEALTGMAAYEFISLGLLAAGFPILLVNVIYHLRERKKRISEFTAVVNNSLDGILILDLSDRILLTNRTACALLGYKEEDLVNRAFFGFLSERSEKAYKEAKTSLFAGQNAASFSGELITSDTSRLNAEINLVIGRDSKEDPDSIVLTFKDVTHLRKIESALSEQSKFQRVLNELITEVLESDFDEKTYKYFLMKCVKAFPRADAAAFLLKQDDGRFHFVATYNYDFEELKSVSFSTEELIQKGSDKVVVIKDYSVDYRMENERLKRIINGGRLREIMSTLSIPIKIDDEVKMYFNLDSFNSPTAFDDEEIISTAIGFGKAISVLLLRIQTVNELRRQRELMERLSMEDHLTGLPNRRAFFDCAMRQIELSKRNGEEMAILYLDLNDFKGVNDTLGHDFGDALLKSIGKRLSSICRKSDLTARMGGDEFVYILPSTGTEGAIKAEAKVHEAFDEPFSVKGRRVKLTASVGIAVYPENGKTIRELLIVADEKMYKKKESLSKEIKKATIV, encoded by the coding sequence TTGAACATTTCGGGAAGCAAGCTGCAGGTATATCTTACTTCAGCGGCGATTCTTGTCATATCTGTAATTGTCTTTTCCCTGCATTCGATTGAGCCGGTTAAGTTACTGGCGATATTGAGTGAGATGGTTGTAATCGGAGCTTTACTTGTCGCAGCCTACCTTCTTGGAAGCAAGGAGCTTCATCGGGGGATTCCTGTCGGCCTTATCCTGTTATCGTTGTCAACGTATTTCGATCTAGTTGAAGCACTAACCGGGATGGCAGCCTACGAATTCATTTCATTGGGACTGCTGGCTGCGGGCTTCCCAATCCTTCTAGTTAACGTTATCTACCACTTAAGGGAGCGTAAGAAGAGAATCTCCGAATTCACCGCCGTTGTAAACAATTCGCTTGATGGAATACTTATTCTCGATCTATCAGATAGGATTCTGCTTACTAATAGAACCGCATGTGCTCTACTGGGATACAAGGAAGAAGATCTTGTGAACCGGGCTTTTTTCGGTTTTCTCTCTGAGAGAAGTGAGAAAGCTTACAAAGAAGCGAAAACATCTCTGTTTGCTGGTCAAAACGCTGCTTCGTTTTCAGGTGAATTGATTACTTCCGATACGTCTAGATTAAATGCGGAAATCAATCTAGTGATAGGAAGAGATTCAAAGGAGGATCCTGATTCGATAGTTCTTACCTTTAAGGACGTTACTCATCTTAGAAAGATTGAGTCCGCTCTGAGTGAGCAAAGCAAGTTCCAAAGAGTTCTTAATGAGTTAATCACAGAGGTACTTGAAAGCGATTTCGACGAAAAGACCTACAAGTACTTTCTTATGAAGTGTGTGAAAGCCTTTCCAAGAGCAGATGCAGCTGCCTTTCTTCTCAAGCAAGATGACGGACGTTTTCACTTTGTTGCCACATACAACTATGACTTTGAAGAATTGAAGTCAGTTTCCTTCAGTACAGAAGAACTAATCCAGAAAGGAAGTGATAAGGTAGTTGTTATAAAGGACTACAGTGTTGACTACCGAATGGAAAATGAACGGCTCAAAAGGATAATTAATGGAGGAAGGCTGCGAGAAATAATGAGTACTCTATCTATCCCGATAAAGATCGATGACGAAGTGAAAATGTATTTCAACCTCGACAGTTTTAATTCGCCGACTGCTTTTGACGACGAGGAGATAATTAGCACTGCAATAGGGTTCGGAAAGGCGATCTCGGTTCTTCTGTTGAGAATTCAGACTGTCAATGAACTCAGAAGGCAAAGGGAGCTAATGGAAAGACTATCAATGGAAGATCACCTAACAGGCCTTCCGAATCGCAGAGCCTTCTTTGACTGTGCAATGAGGCAAATAGAGCTCTCAAAAAGGAATGGGGAAGAAATGGCTATCCTGTATCTCGATCTCAATGACTTCAAAGGAGTTAACGATACTCTTGGCCATGACTTCGGTGACGCTCTTCTTAAAAGCATTGGGAAACGTCTAAGTTCGATCTGCCGTAAAAGTGACTTAACTGCAAGAATGGGTGGCGATGAATTCGTGTACATTCTGCCTTCAACGGGAACAGAAGGGGCCATAAAGGCTGAAGCAAAAGTGCATGAAGCCTTTGATGAGCCCTTTTCTGTAAAGGGAAGACGTGTAAAGCTAACTGCCAGTGTGGGTATCGCAGTATATCCAGAAAACGGCAAGACAATAAGAGAACTGCTGATTGTTGCCGATGAAAAGATGTACAAAAAAAAAGAGAGCCTGTCTAAAGAAATAAAGAAAGCAACGATAGTTTGA
- a CDS encoding S8 family peptidase: MKIKFFALITLSATLIIMLAGCPTPTKFTLTVTTAPETGLSISIAGISYDSPKTVTLNGGTSTDIGVTALQEKDRSGQVAGTDTSFTFVQWSDTVTSNPRTITLNSDMTYTAEMKVDYKVTTSTSPAGGDVAGAGWYTAGTVKNFTAPIRAGYTFSHWLVNGTNSGSSMTLGVTINEPKNVVAVYTANQVPCNLTVTTSPDLALDIRIDGTLFTSPKGMIVNSGTTKQISAVTPQQKDISPWLTGIDSRYVFSSWNDGNASNPRNVTVNSDITYTAEMDTEYRITVDSSPSEVAEVADFWTERGTEWLFDFSGDVGPYNFSHWYVNGQDVGSARPLELYLDKPYHVTAVFAEQQLQYTLTVTTSPETGLNISIGGTNYTSPKTVTLNSGTSRAIEVTSPQEKDKSAQVTGTDTRFTFIQWSDTNTNNPRTITLNSDMTYTAEMKVEYKVTTDTNPAGGTIEGAGWYIAGTVKNFTAPTRAGYTFSHWVINGANMGDANPITVNVNSPKNVIAHYNAETTTKNIFGTVTPYTGNIKTADLNEMEILSNTEIRTTNDKPEYIENEYLLKVESFKEAEGSFSAASLPEIQLIDRIEDYYSELKYLHVRTTASEEELRGLQGVVQVSRNSTFYALETTPNDTYYSLQWNYPLINLPRAWDYTVGSRSVVVAVIDSGFSTSHPDLAGIFESGYNFIDNNTNVSEPNTSEDSHGTHVVGTIAALTNNGKGVSGVTWGGFGITLIPIRGIKDAAALMNSIIYAVDHGAKVINMSLGGASDSPAVYDAVKYAARNGVVMVAASGNNGDGNILYPARYPETIAVGAIWEDEGTIKISPYSCYGSELDVVAPGGYMRSGTDPNGIYSTGWTPLGNTYMYMQGTSMATPHVTGLVALLMGAGLTDPDDIRSVLRNTAVDLGTPGRDYYYGWGLIDAEAALDAITSPQEFKVFLRNPSTGTNITSTNLSDSGAYHFSDVSNSQVEIFAWRDMDESGTIDTGDLLGYYNYSGGKPNLNNAQTITLSGGDNWIDFQFAPIIGD; the protein is encoded by the coding sequence ATGAAGATCAAGTTTTTTGCTCTTATAACCTTATCCGCAACACTGATCATTATGCTTGCGGGGTGTCCGACCCCTACCAAATTCACATTGACTGTCACGACTGCGCCGGAAACCGGACTGAGCATCAGCATAGCTGGCATAAGTTATGACTCACCTAAGACGGTTACTCTCAATGGCGGCACTTCAACGGATATTGGCGTTACCGCTCTTCAAGAGAAAGATAGATCGGGTCAGGTAGCAGGAACGGATACTAGTTTCACTTTTGTTCAGTGGAGCGATACGGTCACCAGCAACCCGAGAACTATAACCCTCAATTCCGATATGACTTACACGGCAGAGATGAAGGTCGATTACAAAGTGACAACATCGACCAGTCCAGCAGGCGGAGACGTTGCTGGCGCAGGATGGTACACTGCGGGGACGGTTAAGAATTTCACCGCACCAATAAGAGCAGGTTATACATTCAGCCATTGGCTTGTAAATGGGACAAACTCGGGTTCCTCGATGACTCTTGGCGTTACAATTAACGAGCCTAAGAACGTTGTTGCCGTTTACACTGCAAATCAAGTTCCGTGTAATTTGACTGTCACCACCTCTCCAGATCTGGCACTTGACATAAGAATCGACGGGACGCTTTTTACTTCACCCAAAGGAATGATTGTGAACAGTGGAACAACGAAGCAGATCTCGGCAGTGACTCCACAGCAGAAGGACATATCACCCTGGCTTACGGGAATAGACTCGAGATACGTATTCAGTAGCTGGAATGATGGCAATGCTTCGAATCCCAGAAATGTGACGGTCAACTCTGATATTACATATACTGCAGAAATGGACACCGAGTATCGCATCACCGTTGATTCCTCACCATCAGAAGTCGCTGAAGTTGCCGATTTCTGGACAGAAAGAGGCACTGAATGGCTGTTCGACTTCAGCGGCGATGTCGGCCCTTACAACTTCAGCCATTGGTATGTCAATGGCCAAGATGTAGGAAGTGCACGTCCTCTAGAGTTATATTTGGACAAACCGTATCATGTTACTGCAGTTTTTGCGGAGCAGCAGCTGCAATACACTCTTACGGTTACTACATCTCCGGAAACCGGATTGAACATCAGCATTGGTGGTACTAACTACACTTCGCCGAAGACAGTGACTCTCAACAGCGGAACTTCAAGAGCCATCGAAGTTACTTCCCCTCAAGAGAAAGATAAATCAGCTCAAGTGACAGGAACTGATACCCGCTTCACCTTCATACAGTGGAGCGACACGAATACTAACAACCCAAGAACGATTACCTTGAACTCAGATATGACCTATACCGCAGAGATGAAAGTAGAGTACAAAGTCACAACGGATACAAACCCGGCAGGCGGAACCATAGAAGGTGCAGGGTGGTATATCGCGGGCACAGTGAAGAACTTCACCGCACCAACAAGAGCTGGTTACACCTTCTCTCACTGGGTAATAAACGGAGCGAACATGGGAGATGCGAACCCCATAACTGTTAACGTCAATTCTCCCAAGAACGTTATTGCACACTACAATGCAGAAACCACGACGAAGAATATCTTTGGAACCGTTACCCCGTATACGGGAAACATAAAGACAGCGGACCTGAATGAGATGGAGATACTCTCCAATACGGAAATAAGAACGACGAACGACAAACCGGAATACATCGAGAATGAATATCTATTGAAGGTAGAATCATTCAAGGAAGCTGAGGGATCATTCTCCGCCGCCTCTCTTCCCGAGATACAGTTAATTGACAGAATAGAAGACTACTACAGTGAACTGAAATACTTGCACGTAAGAACGACTGCTAGCGAAGAGGAGCTGAGAGGATTGCAAGGGGTTGTCCAGGTTTCTAGAAACAGCACTTTCTATGCGCTTGAGACAACACCGAATGATACTTACTACTCGCTACAGTGGAACTACCCGCTGATCAATTTACCTCGAGCTTGGGACTACACGGTTGGCTCCAGGAGTGTGGTTGTTGCGGTAATCGATTCGGGATTCAGCACGAGTCATCCCGATCTTGCAGGAATTTTTGAGTCCGGTTATAACTTTATAGACAACAACACTAATGTCTCGGAACCGAACACTTCCGAAGACAGCCATGGAACTCACGTCGTTGGAACGATAGCCGCTCTTACAAACAATGGTAAAGGCGTATCTGGAGTTACCTGGGGAGGATTTGGAATCACCTTGATCCCGATCAGGGGAATCAAAGATGCAGCAGCTCTTATGAACAGCATAATCTACGCAGTCGATCATGGGGCGAAGGTCATTAATATGAGTCTTGGAGGAGCTTCAGACAGCCCGGCCGTATATGATGCTGTGAAATACGCGGCCAGAAATGGAGTAGTTATGGTCGCAGCTTCTGGAAACAATGGAGACGGTAATATACTTTATCCTGCCCGCTATCCAGAAACTATTGCTGTTGGAGCGATATGGGAAGACGAAGGCACAATCAAGATATCTCCTTACTCATGTTATGGGTCTGAGCTTGACGTTGTGGCACCGGGAGGATATATGAGATCAGGCACCGATCCAAACGGAATATACAGCACCGGATGGACTCCTTTGGGCAACACCTATATGTATATGCAGGGAACATCGATGGCCACACCACATGTAACTGGCTTAGTTGCTCTTCTTATGGGAGCCGGGTTGACCGATCCCGATGATATCAGAAGTGTGTTGCGCAATACTGCAGTTGATCTTGGAACACCGGGCAGAGACTACTACTACGGCTGGGGACTAATAGACGCGGAAGCGGCTCTCGATGCCATTACCTCGCCGCAGGAGTTCAAAGTCTTCTTGAGAAATCCGTCAACTGGCACCAATATTACCAGCACCAACCTATCTGACTCAGGTGCATACCATTTCAGTGACGTAAGCAATTCTCAGGTCGAAATCTTCGCCTGGAGGGATATGGACGAAAGCGGAACGATTGACACTGGAGATCTTCTTGGATATTACAACTATTCAGGCGGCAAACCCAATCTAAACAACGCTCAGACGATAACTCTCTCCGGTGGCGACAACTGGATTGACTTCCAGTTCGCCCCGATAATTGGAGATTGA